From Lysinibacillus sp. SGAir0095, the proteins below share one genomic window:
- a CDS encoding polysaccharide biosynthesis protein, whose product MADNFGMKEYMKGALLLTVAALIVKVLSAVYRVPFQNLVGDQGFYIYQQVYPFISLFVVWTSGGFAVAISKMLADSQTFTEPEERKNLIRRTIFQYLTVLSVIFFCILFFGANFLSRIMGDNQLAPLLRTGAFVTLCMPILAIMKGSFQAKAEMTPVAYAQVIEQLVRVGIILLGATFIMTTSKSLYAAGNAAVFGTVIGEIAGVILLLYFSKKIKLIPGKFKGKERKWPIVKEVTILSLSVSMSSLLLLCFQLIDSFTVFSILLDNGMAEIEAMKMKGIYDRGQPLVQLGVIIASSLSLAIVPLVAYQTKKKDGRGAAPFIQLTYRVSLLLGVAASIGLVIVMPYVNEMLFKTNSLSIVLMIYVLQIIPLSIILTFTAILQGMNKLRIPAFILLGGIALKWICNLVLIPNLDVLGAAIASNVGLFICAGLLMVYLKQLLRIKLAKRDFYIKLGFASGSMILSVIVINTLLQIALGSLSGRLLAVIIGGCLIVTGAFVYLTIVAKSRLLAEKEWFLVPFGRRMAAYQLLLNKKK is encoded by the coding sequence ATGGCAGATAATTTTGGAATGAAGGAGTATATGAAAGGTGCACTGCTTTTAACGGTAGCAGCTTTAATTGTTAAAGTATTAAGTGCAGTTTATCGAGTACCCTTTCAAAATTTAGTAGGAGATCAAGGGTTTTATATATATCAGCAAGTATATCCGTTTATTTCATTGTTTGTTGTATGGACATCAGGTGGTTTTGCAGTAGCAATTTCCAAAATGTTGGCAGATTCCCAAACGTTTACGGAGCCAGAGGAAAGAAAAAATTTAATAAGAAGAACTATTTTTCAGTATTTAACGGTTTTATCTGTAATTTTCTTCTGCATATTATTTTTTGGAGCAAATTTTCTTTCCAGAATAATGGGGGATAATCAGTTAGCACCGCTTCTTCGTACCGGTGCATTTGTAACGTTGTGTATGCCAATATTGGCAATAATGAAAGGGAGCTTCCAGGCAAAAGCTGAAATGACACCAGTCGCCTATGCACAAGTGATTGAACAGTTGGTTCGAGTGGGTATTATCTTATTAGGTGCAACCTTTATTATGACAACGTCGAAGTCATTATATGCAGCAGGAAATGCAGCAGTTTTTGGTACTGTTATTGGGGAAATTGCTGGCGTAATTTTACTACTGTATTTCTCAAAAAAGATAAAGTTAATACCTGGAAAATTCAAAGGGAAAGAGCGTAAATGGCCAATTGTTAAAGAAGTAACGATTTTAAGTCTAAGCGTTAGTATGAGTAGCCTACTATTATTATGCTTTCAATTAATTGACTCGTTTACTGTATTTTCAATTCTATTGGATAATGGCATGGCAGAAATAGAAGCAATGAAAATGAAAGGGATCTATGATCGAGGTCAGCCTTTAGTACAGCTAGGCGTAATAATTGCTTCTTCACTTTCCCTAGCCATTGTCCCTTTAGTAGCGTACCAAACAAAGAAAAAAGATGGACGAGGGGCAGCTCCGTTCATTCAATTAACCTATCGGGTTTCACTTCTTTTAGGTGTTGCAGCATCGATTGGCCTAGTAATCGTTATGCCTTACGTAAATGAAATGCTTTTTAAAACAAATAGCCTTTCAATCGTCTTAATGATCTATGTGTTACAAATTATTCCTTTATCTATCATATTAACTTTTACTGCTATACTTCAAGGTATGAATAAGTTAAGGATTCCGGCATTCATTCTATTAGGTGGCATTGCTTTAAAGTGGATCTGTAATCTAGTGTTGATTCCTAATTTAGATGTTTTAGGAGCTGCTATCGCAAGTAATGTGGGTTTATTTATTTGTGCAGGATTACTAATGGTCTATTTAAAACAATTGTTGAGGATTAAACTAGCAAAACGAGATTTCTACATAAAGCTTGGCTTTGCCAGTGGAAGTATGATTTTATCAGTAATTGTCATAAACACCCTTTTACAAATTGCACTCGGTTCGCTATCGGGGAGGCTTTTAGCAGTTATTATTGGTGGATGCTTGATAGTAACGGGAGCTTTTGTTTATTTAACAATCGTTGCCAAATCAAGACTACTGGCAGAAAAAGAATGGTTTTTAGTCCCTTTTGGCCGAAGAATGGCGGCTTATCAGCTATTACTAAATAAAAAGAAGTAG